The stretch of DNA AGACCCCCACTTCAAGGATTCGCGTATACAAAGAAGAGTAAGTGGGGGATCAACTGCCCGTAAAATGAACACAGACTAAAAGCGCCACATCGTGTGGCAACGTCTGAGTGACCCACTTCCTGTGGGCCGCAACTAACCATCAGTGGGGGATGAAGGCCGACTAAGAACGCCACGTCCTGTGGCAACGTCGGCACTAGCACGTCGTGTGCGTCGAAAAACCCCCACTGATGGAAGTTTCACTTTATCTATTTTCAAAACTGTAGAATCCACTTTGATCGAGCTTTTTCAAAATGGATTCTTTTAATTTTTTCCTCCATATCGAGGATTAAATAGAACGAAGCAGCTGTTATCAGTTAGATAATAGACACATAGACTTACGAACTTATAAGAAGTTTGATATTCTATATATAACCCATTATTTATAATAATTGTAATTTATTGATAATAATTATTAGCTTTCAGCCCAAGAAAAATCGGGAGTGACAGTGAATTACGCTAAAAAAGGGGGGGACACGTTTATGATTCCAGCAAAAATAGAACCCATTTCTATCACTACAAAAAGAGAAACAGGCTGGGACTCCATCGTCGATTGGTACGATCAGCATAAACAATCGTTGTATACGCTTGGTTGGTCCTATCTTAATAATCAGCAGCAAATGGAAGAGCTTTTTTACCAGTCCATAATACAAGTTCAAAAGGAGTTGCCTCGATTTAAAGGTAAAACACGATTCGAAACGTGGGTTACATCCATTTTCATACATAACTGCCGGGAGCTTTCTGGTAATAGAAGTTTACAAGCTTCAGAGGAAAGTGAACCACGTCAGGGTTTATTTAAAGCACTTGATCAATTGAAAGAGTACGAGAAAGAAGCGATGGTCCTTACCTATGTACAAGGATTCTCTCAGGAGGAAGCGGCACAACTTCTTCAAGTTTCAGCGGAAAAGATTAAAGAGCTTTTGTTTTCCGGAATCCAGTCACTTAGAAATGAAATGAGGAACGGATTAACCTATAATGGCTGTAAGGAGTACCAAAAGGATTACCTCGATTATTTAGAAAGAGCCATGGAGCGGTCGAAAAAGATTGATTTTGAAGTACATATTTATCATTGTCAAGAATGTCAGGAGGATCTGGCTGCCTTTCAGGATGTCATGTTAGCCATGTTGGATCTTACGAATAGTATGGAAGATTTGCATGTGCCATCTGGTTTCATGGAGAACGTCAAAAATAGGCTGATAGAAAAGGAGAAGCACAGACAACAGAAGTACAAGAAACGTAAAAGAAGAGGACTTATTTTTATAAGTGTATTCGCATTATTAATGGGTATAGGCTTCTTTACAGGGACGTTTACCAATCTTTACTATACATGGACAGAAGAAGATCCGGAATTACGTGCCTTTCTACAAGAGGACCTTGGTCAAATACTGAACCTCGAAGCGGAAAGCGATGGGGTGAAAATTAAGATTAAGAGCGCAATAGCTGATGATGTGCAGACACTTGTTTTTTATGAAATAGAAGATACAGATGAAGACAACCAATATATGATGAATTATGATAATGGGTTTTTTGTGGAGAACCAACAAGGAATTATGAACCATGTAACATATCCAAGGTACTATCCACCTGACCTTGAATCAGATGTAAATAACAAGGAAAAGAACGTGTATCAAGGGAAGCTGAGTCTGCCGCCACTGACAGCGGATAAAGAGACAATCAAACTCAAGATCACAAAACTTCAGAAATTGTCTCGTGATTCCTCTGAGCGTAATGGTTTTTGGCCTTACGGGAACTTGGAGTTTAAAACAGGGCAGTGGAGATTCGAGATACCTGTAACAAAACATCCTTCCTTCGAATATGCATTGAATGGAAAAACAGAAGTAGAAGGGATTCCGGTTCGATTTGATAAACTAACCATTGCTCCAACAGCGACGATTCTGCAATTTGGTATTAATAATGAGCAGCCAGAGAAGCGGATAAACTATCTTAATTTTAATAATCTAGAAGTGAACAATAAAGAAATGAAGCCTGATATGTATGGCAGCTCTTATTTGGATTACCAGCAAGACATAAATTGGACTACTTTTCAAACACACTTTGATCCTCTTTTTGGAGAAAAACCAAAAGAGATTAACGTTCAATTTGGGGTGGCTCATTTAGAATTTGAAGACACATATATCTTCGAATTGGACGGCATTCGAGAATATCCTCAAACCTTTGAATATGCCGGCAGTACAATCTCCATAGACAAGCTGGAAGTTGGACAGTCTACCAATATTGTCATAAGCAATCATGAATTTGAGAATCGAGCATATGAGTGGCTTCAATTCAATATTGTAAGTGAGGATGGAAAGGAATCTAATTCAATGGAGATGAATTCTGAAGGAGTGCTCATTGATAAAAACGGGGTAAAATACGATGTGAATGAAATGCCTTTTTCATATGAAGAACTCGAGCAGCCTCGTTATTTCTATACAGTCCAAAGCCTTCAGATCCAAGAGAGTAAAGTGGTTCCTAAAGAATTGGTCATTCATGGGTATACTACAACGAAATATTTAGATAATGTTGTGAAGATTTCTTTGGAATAACAGAGGTAGTTCAGCAAGTATATTAGATATTTCGGTCAGGAGAAAGAATACTTATAAATCCAAGTGAAGTAACAGGATATCATCATGATTGGAACAAAATATACCAAGATATACTTGATTATGCTTCAAGGCAATAGTACTTTTCAAATAATGGGGGCAAGTGTCTTAGCGGTTTCGTGAGGAGTTTTAAAGACGAATGGGTTTAAGGTACTTCTCCGAATGACATAATTTTTTTAGGAGGGAACAACATGGAGGTTTTTGCAGAATTTTTAGCGGGTATTGATAACCCTCAACATCGGGCTCGAACGGAGGAAGTTTTGGGTTGGGTAACGAAGGAATTTCCAAATTTAATGCCGGTAATTAAGTGGAATCAGCCTATGTTTACCGATCACGGTACATATATTATTGGATTTAGCGTAGCCAAACATCATTTGGCTGTTGCCCCTGAAAAAGCAGGGATTATTCATTTTTCTGATGAAATTGTACAGGCAGGCTATGAGCACACCCAGCAGCTGATACGTTTCCCGTGGGATCGTCCGGTTGATTTCTCATTACTTGAGAAAATGATCAAGTATAATATTTTGGATAAGGAAGACTGTTCCACTTTTTGGCGGAAATAAAAATAGGATAGACCTGATGGCTATGGTGCCTGATCCCCATTGCAGTAATACTTTAATACGGTGGGGGCCAGGCACCTTTTGACTGCTTGACACGACACCAATTAATGTCCTATTATAAATCGAAAAATTGAAGAGGGGTGTTCCATGATGACAAATAGCAGAACGAATCCTAAGGTTGATGAATTTTTAAGTAAAGCTAAAAAGTGGAAAGAAGAATACGAGACGTTGAGAAAGATCGTTCTTGACTGTGACCTGACTGAAGAATTTAAGTGGATGCACCCTTGTTACACATTTGAGAAAAAAAACATCGTTTTAATACATAGTTTTAAAGAATATATTGCGCTTCTGTTTCAGAAAGGTGCCTTGCTAAAGGATGCCCATGGGATTTTAATCCAACAAACGGAGAATGTACAGGCAGCGCGCCAGATTCGGTTCACCAATGTTCAAGAAATAGTTGAAATGGAAACCATCTTAAAAGCCTATATTCATGAAGCCATTGAAGTTGAAAAAGCAGGTTTGGAAGTGAAAATGAAAGAGCATAAAGAATTCATCATTCCTGAAGAACTTCAAAATAAATTCGATGAAATGCCTACTTTTAAAACTGCTTTTGAATCATTGACACCGGGAAGGCAAAGAGCATACATTCTTTATTTTTCTCAACCTAAACAATCCAAAACCCGAGAGTCAAGGGTTGAAAAATATATCCAGAAAATTCTCGATGGAAAGGGATTAAATGATTGCACTTGTGGTCTATCTCAAAAGCAACCCAACTGTGACGGCTCGCACAAGCACATTCGATAAGAAAAAAAATAAATCAAACTTTAGGATATTCCCTCACTTGAAGATCCTTCACGCGAATACTTCATTTTTCATTCCGAACATAAAACAAGAGAAGTTAAAGGGAAAAACTAAACAGAAGACTTACATTCAAATGATTATCACTTCCTACAAAAAACGAATCAGGGCTTCGGCTCTGATTTTTTTTCTTGCAGGTCTACTTGATACTAAAAATATGAAGGATTGCTTTTTCAACTAATCCTAATTCAATTCAATTCTATTAAGCTGATATTTTTTAAATAAGTGGATGAAGTCATCCAGAATACTCAAAAGGGATAGTCCCTTAGAGAGTAATATTGACATGAAACAAATAAGTCTTTCCGACTCTATACTACATCATTGTTCTCAATTAAGAAAAAAAATATTCGTTTTATAGTTTTAATATTCAAAATATTATTATATAATTCAATTAAATGAAAGGAATTTAATTTCATTTCATTTTTTGTTTATTTTGTTCTTTTTAAAGAACGAATGAAGGAGGGGTGAGAATTGTTGTATCTGGCAGATCAAAAACGAAGGGGGTTGAAATCTTATACAAATCTCATCGCTAAGACAGAGAACAGCAACGAAACTATCGTTCATTCATTCTTTACTATAGAGAATGAAATAGATTCTAATACTTAGGTACGTGAATAGATTAATAGTTTCCGTCCATTCAGGTGCATGACGGAAAAAGAGGAGAAGGGGGAAGTGAATTGAGGAAAAGAAAGTTTACAAAACTATTTAGTAGTATCCTAGCTTTTATTATGGTGCTTTCGCTAGGATTGCCTGTATCGGCGACAGCAACAGAAACAGTTGAACAGAAAGCATTCAAGCAACATCAACAGAGCGAAAGAAACATGCTGCTAAAGACAGCAATCGCAGATCAGTTGGAGGCTTCCGAAGGTTTACCAAGGCTGCATAAAGATTTACAGGATAAATCAGGTAATGAAAAGATTCCAGTCATTATCCATCTATCGGAAAAACCGGTAGCGTTAGAAAAAGGGATTGAAAAGCTAAAAGGAAAAACACTATCAAACTCCCAGCTTTCACAAATTCGCAGTAAAGTAACAAGACAGCAAGCAACGGTCGATAGAGAAATGAGAGTTAAGGGCGTTACATTTGAAAAAGGCTTTGCCTATGATACCGTTCTTAACGGCTTTGCTGCCAAAGTAAAAGCGGATGACCTCAAAAAACTTCTAGACATTACAGGCATCACATTAGTAGAACCAGATGCAATCGTTCATGCATCAGATGTTAAGAAGCCAGTGGATCCGTCATCTGATCTTGAAAAAGTAGTAGATTACGAGGCAAAGATGAACACAAGCATCCCCTTCCTAGGGATTGAGAAGCTTTGGGATAAGGGCTACAAAGGAAAGGGAATCAAGGTAGCTGTACTTGATACAGGGATTGATCCAGACCACCCAGAGTTCCAAGGAATCTATAAGGGTGGAAAAAACTTCATTCCAAACAGCTCTACCTATACTCGCCAACGGGCAGATGATGATGCACGTGAAACATCACCGAAAGAGCGACCGGCTAACCAGCCAGAATTCAATGCAAACGGTCGTGCCTTCTACACGAGTCACGGAACGCACGTTGCAGGAACAATTGCTGCCATCGGTGCGAATGAATACGGAATTAAGGGGATTGCCCCGGAAATTGACCTATATGCTTACCGTGTACTTGGTGCATATGGAAGCGGATCGTCATCAGGAATTATCGCGGGCATCGAGCATGCAGTTAAGGAAAAAATGGATGTTATCAACCTTTCACTTGGCGGAGGAGCTAACACAGAGACTGATGCGGGCTCATTTGCGATTAACAACGCCATGATGGTTGGAGTGATCTCGGTCATTGCAACAGGTAACGATGGACCAAAGCGTGGAACAATGGGAACTCCAGCAACGGCTCGTCTTGGAATTGCGGTTGGAAACACGACAAATCCAGAAACGCAATATAACGGAGAAGTAACAGTTAAAGTCGGTGAGAAATACAGCTATGCTAAACAATTAAAATTCATGGGTACAACATTTGGACAGGATTTACAGAATCAATTAACAGGTGAATACGAGCTTGTAGCCATCCCAGGAGTCGGTAATAAGGCAGACTTTAATGGCATTAATGTAGAAGGAAAGGTTGCTCTCATCTCCCGTGGAGAAATTGCATTTGTTGATAAAATTGCCAATGCAAAGGCAAACGGTGCAGTCGCAACGATTATCCATAACTTCTCAGGTGGAACGAATGCACCTGACGTATCAAATGTATTTATAGGCGATTCATTTGCCTTTATTCCTTCAATCGATATGTCTGTAACAGATGGAACAGCTATTCGTGATGCGCTTAAGACGGGAACAGGCACTGTCACATTCGGAAAATTCGGCTCAACACGGTCTGAAGGCGATGAAGTCAGTGATTCTAGTTCGCGTGGCCCGTCCACACCGAACTTTGATATTAAACCAGATGTTACAGCACCTGGGACAAATATTATGTCTTCTGTACCTGCTTACAAATGGGATTTCCCTGAAGCAAGCTATGAAGAATCTTACGATCGTTCTTCAGGAACGTCAATGGCAACACCACATATTGCTGGAATTGCCGCACTAATCAAACAAGCTAACCCAACTTGGGATGCGTTTGATGTAAAAGTAGCCCTTTCCAATACTGCAAAAATCCTTAACACAAGTAAATATGATGTCTTTGCTCAAGGAGCAGGTCGTGTAGACGCTTATGCTGCAGCATTCCCAAGTGTACTTGCTTATGCAGAAGATGAAGCAGTACTTGATGCAAGCGGCAAGATTGTGCCAAACCTGAAAGGAACCGTTACATTTGGTCCACAAAAACTGGATAAGAACATTTCAGTTACAAAGCAAATTCGTGTCAAAGACCTAAAAGGAGCGGGTGGGAACTTCAATGTAGAAGTGAACGTAACCAAGTCATTTGCTGATGCAAAAATCACAATTGACACTCCTTCCTTTACGTTAGCTCCAAATGGCGAGCAGCTATTAAACGTAACATTAACAGCTTCGAAAAACCCTGCAGCCAAAGCAGGAGACGAATATTTAGGCTATATCCATATTAACGGTGGCCAAAATCACATTTCCTTGCCATTTGCTGCCGACTTCGGCGGAGTGCCATCTGTTCAAATAAAGGATATGCGGATTACAGAAACAGACCTATCCTTTAATGCGGACGGAGTTAAAGACTCTGCTATGCTTTACTTCACAATTACAGGAAATGTCCTAGATAACTATATTGAAATTTGGGATATCCAAGATCCTGAGGGTGGAAAATATGGCGATGGTTATATTGGTTACTTACATGCAGGTACCTCATTAGGTGCAGGCTCCTACCAATTAGCAATCAATGGGCAATACAGACCATGGGAAAATCCAGCACAATTAACTAAAATTCCTGATGGACTTTATACGATTGACTATACTGCACAAACAGTAGCAGGAAACGTAATCAGTGATTATGTTGGCCCAGTAATTGTAAAAACAACAAAGCCTAAAATTGAGGGTGAAGTGGCAAAGAATAAATTGTCAGGCCAAGTAACAGATAAGTACATCGATTACAATGATGTTCTAAAGGATTACGGACTTCATTACGACCTCAATACAAAACTTAAGGCTTCTTATGTTATCACAAGCGATGGTAAGGCGGGCAGTGCAGTACCATTAACACTAAACCAAGACGGTTCATTTGAAATCGACTTAACTCAAGCGGCAGATTCAGTCACAGTACATGTAGAAGACGCTGCTGGAAATAAAGGTAAGGCAGATTTTGCTGTAGAAAATGCAGTTGAAATCAGCTTATCTGTAGACCAATCAGACATAAAAATTGAAAAAGGCAAAACCGCAACAGTAAAAGTAACACAAACAACGAAAGATGGCGATAACTCAACGGATGAAGATGTGACAGCAAAAGCTACTTACACAGTGGCAGACGAAACGATCGCATCAGTTCAAGCTGGTGTCATTACGGCAAAAGCTGTTGGTGAAACAACGGTCACAATTTCTTACGGCGAAAATGAAGTAACGGTAGCCGTAACAGTAGTTGAAGGAGAGCCTGAGCCAGAAAAAACAGTTAGCTTGAAGGCAGAAAAAGACTACATTCTCATTAACGAAGGCGCGACAGATAGTGTGAAAATCACAGAAGTTACAACAATTGGTGATAAAACAACAGAAGAAGATGTAACAGCCAAAGCTACCTATAAAGTAGCAAACGAAAAAATTGCAACGGTTAAGGATGGCGTTATCTTGGGTAAGACAGCTGGGATCACAGAGATAACCGTCACATATGGTGAGAACACAGTGAAGGTAACGGTTGCGATTGCTAAAACTGACGAGGTAAGACCGCCTAGACCTTTACCAAATAAGTAGCGCCAAGGTCTTGTTATAATCACAACGTTGACAAAATGAATAAAAAAATTGAAGAAGAGCCAGCATTTCTATTGCTGGCTCTTCTT from Cytobacillus dafuensis encodes:
- a CDS encoding sigma-70 family RNA polymerase sigma factor, with the protein product MIPAKIEPISITTKRETGWDSIVDWYDQHKQSLYTLGWSYLNNQQQMEELFYQSIIQVQKELPRFKGKTRFETWVTSIFIHNCRELSGNRSLQASEESEPRQGLFKALDQLKEYEKEAMVLTYVQGFSQEEAAQLLQVSAEKIKELLFSGIQSLRNEMRNGLTYNGCKEYQKDYLDYLERAMERSKKIDFEVHIYHCQECQEDLAAFQDVMLAMLDLTNSMEDLHVPSGFMENVKNRLIEKEKHRQQKYKKRKRRGLIFISVFALLMGIGFFTGTFTNLYYTWTEEDPELRAFLQEDLGQILNLEAESDGVKIKIKSAIADDVQTLVFYEIEDTDEDNQYMMNYDNGFFVENQQGIMNHVTYPRYYPPDLESDVNNKEKNVYQGKLSLPPLTADKETIKLKITKLQKLSRDSSERNGFWPYGNLEFKTGQWRFEIPVTKHPSFEYALNGKTEVEGIPVRFDKLTIAPTATILQFGINNEQPEKRINYLNFNNLEVNNKEMKPDMYGSSYLDYQQDINWTTFQTHFDPLFGEKPKEINVQFGVAHLEFEDTYIFELDGIREYPQTFEYAGSTISIDKLEVGQSTNIVISNHEFENRAYEWLQFNIVSEDGKESNSMEMNSEGVLIDKNGVKYDVNEMPFSYEELEQPRYFYTVQSLQIQESKVVPKELVIHGYTTTKYLDNVVKISLE
- a CDS encoding iron chaperone, with amino-acid sequence MEVFAEFLAGIDNPQHRARTEEVLGWVTKEFPNLMPVIKWNQPMFTDHGTYIIGFSVAKHHLAVAPEKAGIIHFSDEIVQAGYEHTQQLIRFPWDRPVDFSLLEKMIKYNILDKEDCSTFWRK
- a CDS encoding DUF1801 domain-containing protein is translated as MTNSRTNPKVDEFLSKAKKWKEEYETLRKIVLDCDLTEEFKWMHPCYTFEKKNIVLIHSFKEYIALLFQKGALLKDAHGILIQQTENVQAARQIRFTNVQEIVEMETILKAYIHEAIEVEKAGLEVKMKEHKEFIIPEELQNKFDEMPTFKTAFESLTPGRQRAYILYFSQPKQSKTRESRVEKYIQKILDGKGLNDCTCGLSQKQPNCDGSHKHIR
- a CDS encoding S8 family serine peptidase, whose amino-acid sequence is MRKRKFTKLFSSILAFIMVLSLGLPVSATATETVEQKAFKQHQQSERNMLLKTAIADQLEASEGLPRLHKDLQDKSGNEKIPVIIHLSEKPVALEKGIEKLKGKTLSNSQLSQIRSKVTRQQATVDREMRVKGVTFEKGFAYDTVLNGFAAKVKADDLKKLLDITGITLVEPDAIVHASDVKKPVDPSSDLEKVVDYEAKMNTSIPFLGIEKLWDKGYKGKGIKVAVLDTGIDPDHPEFQGIYKGGKNFIPNSSTYTRQRADDDARETSPKERPANQPEFNANGRAFYTSHGTHVAGTIAAIGANEYGIKGIAPEIDLYAYRVLGAYGSGSSSGIIAGIEHAVKEKMDVINLSLGGGANTETDAGSFAINNAMMVGVISVIATGNDGPKRGTMGTPATARLGIAVGNTTNPETQYNGEVTVKVGEKYSYAKQLKFMGTTFGQDLQNQLTGEYELVAIPGVGNKADFNGINVEGKVALISRGEIAFVDKIANAKANGAVATIIHNFSGGTNAPDVSNVFIGDSFAFIPSIDMSVTDGTAIRDALKTGTGTVTFGKFGSTRSEGDEVSDSSSRGPSTPNFDIKPDVTAPGTNIMSSVPAYKWDFPEASYEESYDRSSGTSMATPHIAGIAALIKQANPTWDAFDVKVALSNTAKILNTSKYDVFAQGAGRVDAYAAAFPSVLAYAEDEAVLDASGKIVPNLKGTVTFGPQKLDKNISVTKQIRVKDLKGAGGNFNVEVNVTKSFADAKITIDTPSFTLAPNGEQLLNVTLTASKNPAAKAGDEYLGYIHINGGQNHISLPFAADFGGVPSVQIKDMRITETDLSFNADGVKDSAMLYFTITGNVLDNYIEIWDIQDPEGGKYGDGYIGYLHAGTSLGAGSYQLAINGQYRPWENPAQLTKIPDGLYTIDYTAQTVAGNVISDYVGPVIVKTTKPKIEGEVAKNKLSGQVTDKYIDYNDVLKDYGLHYDLNTKLKASYVITSDGKAGSAVPLTLNQDGSFEIDLTQAADSVTVHVEDAAGNKGKADFAVENAVEISLSVDQSDIKIEKGKTATVKVTQTTKDGDNSTDEDVTAKATYTVADETIASVQAGVITAKAVGETTVTISYGENEVTVAVTVVEGEPEPEKTVSLKAEKDYILINEGATDSVKITEVTTIGDKTTEEDVTAKATYKVANEKIATVKDGVILGKTAGITEITVTYGENTVKVTVAIAKTDEVRPPRPLPNK